The sequence CTCACAGGCAGCAGCACTGATTTTCTTGTGAATTTTGCACATTAGAGGAGTTTTGTTAACTTTATAAAATACTGTAAGACTTATTTCAGATCTTCCAGGCCTcaggtttgtttggttggttttttttaaataagttgGGTTTTATTTTATTGGGTTCTTTTTGCCATATTCCTAGTATCTTCACCAGAATCTGAGGGATGGTGGGTCTTATTTTCTACGTTATCCTTGTTTAACTATGCAAAAGGAGGGTAAATCACAGCACTTTTATAGGATTTACTGGACCACACAAGTTCAGAACCAGTGGGACCCACTGACAGAGAGAGGTGCCTTCTCTGTCAAAGCCAAATATGTGAAGCCAAATGACCTCAAGTTTCTGCTTAAGGTCAAATGTTCTGATGCTAAAGAACAACCCTTCAGGAGAATGGAAAGAACTTCTCAGTTTCCGGTTAGTGAAGTTCCTGGGTACGTGATTGTTTTTGTGTTCTGCAGGGTTTTCCAGAGGTTTTTGCAGTAGGGTTTGACCAGCGGGTGGAATTTCTCCCGTCACATAAGAGGTGATGTTCTCAGTCATTGTACCCTTGAGCTTCAGGAgatcaggcagcagcagccttttCTTTGCCAACGTGCCACTCAGCACATTGCCCATCAGTTCCTGTCCATGCTGTGACATTTCACAGGGGCCATATGCAACCCAGGTTCAGCAGCCTGGGTGCTCAACTCTGTACCACCAGCAAGACCCACTGACAAAAAAATCTCATAGATACTGCAAGTCTTCATGGTTTGCAAAGTGGTGGAGGCTTTTGTGAGCATTAAAACGTGTTGGCTTTCAGGAGTCTGTGTTAGAAACAGCCCAGCAGAGTCTACTCTTCCTCTCCCAAGCTTGTATCATTTTCAACCTTTAAGGATCTTTGTGAGAAAGGCTCTACACTGGAAAACGGACAGGTGTTCAGGTTCCTGGTGGTTAAAAACTGTTTAAGCAAAATAATGATTGAAATCGGAGTTCTGCTTGAAGAACTGAGTGAAATACAGTAGAAATTTAGGGGCTTGATTCTGAAGAGTAGCTCTGTATTAAAGAATCTACAGTGACACTTTTTTAGTAACAGTTGCACAGGACCTGTGCTAAACTTAGTACCTatgaatatatatacacatatacatatgcCTGGTTAAGTAACATCAATTGGGTGCTGTTTTATTGTACAGCCAAGAATAGAACAATGATAACCAAAGAAGTTATTCATAAAGGAAAAAAGATAAATGCACATTTCCTAAGCAGTACATGATTTAGGCCTCAAACATTGACTTCATCGTTAAGTGTTGCATTGGCTGATGTTAAATGTGCTGTTCTGCATATTTGTACATGAGTTGAACATAGTTTTGTTTCAGAAAACTTTTTTCTTGCTGATGGTTGATGATGGAAAACTATTCAATATTGGAGCTAGTCCTCTTTGATAAAACGTGTACATACAGAAAACATATTTTATGAGAAAAATCTTATTTTCAATATTTAACTGTTATTTTATTAGAAGATGGTTGTGTAAATATTTTAGGTGTTTTAGCGTAAAAAGCAGACTGTAATTTTCGGTGGCAAAGGaagtaacaaaataaaaaaaatatatacatttgATAGAGCTTGTGATCTATGCTGGTTTCAGGTTCCTGTGTTTAGCATTTGACTTGCACACAGCTTAATTTCAGGTTAATCTCACTCTACACTGCCTACCTGGTTGTGTGTATTTAAGGATCGTTTAGTGgcaaaaatcagcatttttttaTTTCCCTACCCCCTTTAAAGATTTGGTACCGATCAGAAGCTGTGTTGTATTATTAATCGCTATTTATGTGTGAAAAGAAAGGGATTTATGTGCCATTTCCAGTCATTTTTATATATCGGTAAAACACAGTCGAATGGGTTTTGCTCTAACGGGCTTGTATccctttttgaaatatttttaagagCGGGGAGAAAGTTGAAAACGACGATTCGTgtaattggttttgttttggtttggttttttttgaaagGGTTCCTAGAGAACAGGCCGGGGAGGCGTGAGGGGGCCGGCGGCCGCCGGCGGCGGGAAGCGGCTGAGGGGGAGCAGCTCCTCCGTCGGTGCTGCCCTGAGGCAGCGCTGGGGGGAGGCGGGACTGGGCTGGGGAGCCGAGCTGGGGCTCGTACGGCTCCTGCGGCGCCATGGGAGCTCCAAGATCGCCTCCGCACCGCCGAGCGCTGCTGCTCCGGCGGGGCGGGAAAGGAGGTGCGGGCCGCGGCCGCGCTTGTCCTTCCGGGCGGGCAGGGGCggagccaagatggcggcgggcTGGCTGTGGCGGCGGCTCTGTCAGGTGCGGTGTGCGGCGGGACAGGGGACGCGGGAGTGTCCGCTGCGTCCTCCTCGTCCTTTTCCTTGGTGTCTTCATTCCTGaggggaatgggaaaatgggacGTGGCAAATGCTGTCCTTCGGGCTCCgggagggctggggctggacAGCGTGGGACTGTGTCTCTGCACACCATCATCGCCTGGCGGGTCCTCAGAGCTCTTGGCTGCAGTTCTGTGGTTTTCCCGCAGTTAGTGCGGGTGGAAGGGATAGTGGAGAATTAGGTGACTTGGATTTGGAGGCCGTGTGCTAGGCGAGTTTCGAGTCTAAAAAGTTTCAAAGCTTGGAAGTTACAACGTAAAATAACAGGAAAGCGTAGTGCGCTGATGATGATTGCTAGTTTGGACTTTAAAACAGTGATTGCTTTTTCCCAAACTGAGAAAATTGGATTTTCTGAAGCCCTAATCTCTCTTCTGTCTATGCGGTGTGTTCTGGACTTGCCTTTCAGCGTCTGTCTCCCCCTGACACTTCAGAGGCTCTCAGCCAAACAAAATTAAGGCTACTTTGCACTAGGAGGGGGTAATTATGTTTTGTgcagtcttggttctgttatattGCAGTCTTTGAGTGTCATttccaccttctatgatggccaTTAGCAAGAGCACATCATTAAATCAGACGGTGAAGCTGTTTACGAATTCCTGCCCACTGAATGTAATATCTAGCTCTTGAGGTATTCAGTGTATCATTTTGTCAAAATTTGCATAGAACACCTTTAATTTAATGTTACAAAATCTTTTGACTTGATGCAGATCTGCTTAATTAGtaacaaagggaaatggcatgTGGTAGGAATAACGTGCAGTCGTAGAATATTGGAAAGGCTGCAGACGTTAGTGTGTGGGATAGGACTCTGCTGCTTAATCAGGTTTtgttttattcatttttattgcattaAGACTGAAATTTTTGTATCTAAAACCAGATGGCGCAATACCTATGAGTGCATTTATCTTTGCATGCGAATAATAAATCCTTATTACCAAGTCAAGTAACGTAAAAGAATACATAGCATAGACTGCATATGCACAtgcattaaaaaacccaaaacagattaaaaaattcAGTTATGATTACAGTTGATAGCCTTACATTTGTCATTAGACAATTACTAGCTGTATTTCACTTCTTTTAGCTATTGAGGATCAGATAGTTCCCAGCATAAACTTTGAAACCTTCTGAATAACTATCAACTACTGTGACAAATATTCAGTGCTCCTAAAATTGCCTATCTTGTTATGCACTTAAAAAATGTAACAGTGATGCCTCTGTGAAGGTCTGGATTTGAAAGGATTGCATAAGGGGAGTACTATAGTCAGCTTTGTAAACAGAAATCTCCCCTCCTCTTCCTGCAGACATCCTCTTTATGGGAAGCAGCATTTGTGGATAAATTGTGACTGAGCCAAAACTACTTCAGAAAAGTTTTGCTCACTGCTGATGTACAATGAATGTATGGTGCATACTGGAAAATGTTAGGGACCTAGTGGCATCATAGAGTCAGTTATGCATATCCACGGGCAACTGCAGTAAGATTACCTGAAAAAGTGTAAAATCTGGCTGGTTTCTGATGATTTGATTAGGCAGTCACCTGTATAACTCTTGGCTGGGATATCTGTCTTCTCTCTTAAAGCTGTGACTCCAGCACATGGCAAAAAAGAGCATCAGGGGGCAGGATAAGTAACTAATTTGGCTTCAGcattctgctgcagctctgaggtTCTGATAAGTCAGAGTTCCTTTTTCCCCCACTCAAGCAGTCAGTCTATAACTTTGCCAAATTAAGAATTAGTGGAAGGAAGCTAGAAACCACATAATGTTCAGAAGGGAACAATTATTCTGGTATGAAAGACAGTAATGTTACATGATCAACAACTATATTCCTTTTCTAACAGAAAATCATGTTAACTTTTAAACGTGGTTCATTGGCTTCTAGGAAGTATTTCTATTTAAATGTTCTCTTCAAAAGAACAGGTGTTCAAAATTGAAGAGAACAAAGAACAAAAGTTCAAGGaactttttttctgaaataacagTAAATTTCTCCCTAAATTTTTGCATTTATAGGATAATGCTTTCAGTTGCTTTTTGAAGTCCTGCTTAGGTTTGTCACTTGACAAAACTTACATATATTGTACCATGAAAGTAAAACTAAGGATAAAATATTATCATATACTGAAATGGCATCTGATGccacaaaaaatttttttttctgttaaaaatatGCTTATGATTGCTACTCAGGTGCCTCAGTAGTAAATGCATACTGTTACTGTGCCCTTAATGTGCTTCTTTTTTAGGTGCCATTGTATACTGAAATACATTTCCATGCTCCTGATTTCCTGTCTTTTCCAACGGAGCAAACTTTCCCATTTGTCAAATCAGTGCCTAGGAATATGCTGTGCTTTGGTGTGCAAAAAAGTAATCTTTAATAAACCTGTATTAACTGGCTGCTTTCTGGTTTGGGGAAGATCACCATAACATAACTTATCTGTTTTATACAGGGATCAGCTTTTCCTGTCAGTTATGCAAGCAGAATTATGCAAAAGCAGTCTTTTCTTCCGTAAGTGTAACAGCCCCTCCTCCTTCCACTGCTCCTCCATAGTCCCTGAAAAAATCAAATCCAACTTTAACAACTTATTTTATGCTTTCCCCATGACTGTATTTCTAGGAGCTCCACCTTGCTGGGAGCACGGCTGGCTGGATCCCATGTTGATACACAGGAGCCCAAGACTAATCCTTTGGTGAGTGTTCTGTAACACAGTATTTTATATGTTTTCTTAGTAATAAAAAGGACATCTGGAAAAACGTGAATTCTTTTCTTGCAGCTTTTTGAAGGTCTGCCTTAGTGATGCCAAATTTGTcatagaaaaagaaataatttagaTTATTGGTATTTGAGATCTGTTTTGGTGtgggatttgattttttttcccagcatgATTTCTGTAGCTCACAGTTGCCTCTCAGTAACTTTCTCCCTTTTCTGTGCAGCTGTAACTCTATGAAACACCAACTTTTTGGCCATATTCAGTTAGGTGCTGCAGCAGCTTGGCAGCCTTTTGACAAGGGCTTCAGAAACATCTGACAGGCAGTATTAGATCTACAGTGCTGATCCAGCCTTCCTGCTGGGGCTGGTACTGCTGCATTTAGTGTGCCTAGGAGTGAAGCTCTGGGAAAATCAGCACTTCTGCACTCATTAAGGCTCTTCCAGTGATCACAGTGAGCCCAGACCATCAGAAATTGATGCTCTAACTGAAAGTCGTAAACTTGCTCTTGTACAAACATGAAGGTTAATACACCTGGGGAAGACTACTGTGTTTAAAGTAGTCTTAGAGCTTAGTAAAGTGAGAATTCTGGTTGCTGTCCATAATGGTCTATTTAATTTCCATGCCCAAGCAAACTCTTGGGTATTTGCACACTGCACTATAAAATACAAACAGTGCTCCAGATTTGCTTCAACAATGAGTTTTGTTCTTGCTGTTGCTAGTGTTGTCCTCCTTATATCCATCTGGCATTCCTTTTTTGGTAGAAGAAATCTTACCTAAATGTTCAGAAGTTAGCTATCTCTTCACACTTTGCCTTCCCTGGTAGAGTGAGATCTGTCAGTCAAGGTAATGCAGGCAGATTGTGTCAGATAAACTAAACTAAGCAGCTCAACAGGTTATGGGGTGTTTTTGCTCTTTTACAAATGGGGCATGCAGGCTAAGGAAATACACAGTGCATGCATTAATTAAGGAGAACGTGGTGTGGTAACTCTTGTCCTTTCTTCACAAATGCAGGTGTCTATTTCAGATGAGCCAGAAACGCTGTACAAGAGATTGTCCATTTTAGTTAAAGGCCACGATAAAGCTGTGTTGGACAGCTATGAATATTTTGCAGTGCTTGCAGCTAAAGAACTTGGCATCTCTGTTGAAAAAGTGTAAGTAACTGATCTGTAGAGTGCTATGGAGTGAGATGATGCTTCTGTTGTCTACTGTAATTCAGGTCCTCTGCgtagaagaatttttttctttttataagacATGGCTGTAATCTGACATTTTTTTCTCAGATTATAGACCTAACACTTCTTTGCTGGGAGGACAGTGATGAGAAGGCAGCAGCAGTTCTGCACTCAGCGCTGCCATAGTGGAAGTGCTTTTTATCCCCATGAAGGATACTGACAGTACTTTCAGTACAGCTGTCAGTGCTGTAGATCCATGGTTAATACCTAAGTGTTAACCATGCCCATGTGAGTTAATAACAAACTGTACCAGTGTTTGATATTTCCTTGTAGATCTTCTAAATGTCAAATAAGAACAGAGATCTCAGCATAATCTTTCAGATAAACGTGTATTATCATCCTTTATATAACTTgaaaatttccttttcttctttgctcAGAGATAAACCCCCGAAGACGATAGAGCGATTTACACTTCTCAAATCCGTACACATTTACAAGAAGCACAGAGTTCAGTACGAAATGAGAACACATTACATGTGTTTAGAGgtaagaaagaaggaaacaaaattGTTCTAGATGCACAGTTCAGAGATATTACTACATGCTAATGCACGAATAAAAATGTTTTGGGGAGGAGAATGCAGCAGAATATTGGAAAACAGCTGACCTAGTTACATAATACGCAACACAAGTTATTCTGAATGCACAGCCTGCATCATTTTTGGACCAATAAGTTTTTTATTTTTACCATCATCTTAAGAGCTGGAAAAATGGCTAAAGAGAGTAAAGTAGAATTGATGTGTGTGATGCTCTTGGTTTCCAAAAAACATTTGGATGAGAGTTTTCTCAGGAAGGGAAGAAGATGCAGATAAATCAT comes from Melospiza melodia melodia isolate bMelMel2 chromosome 3, bMelMel2.pri, whole genome shotgun sequence and encodes:
- the MRPS10 gene encoding small ribosomal subunit protein uS10m, with translation MAAGWLWRRLCQGSAFPVSYASRIMQKQSFLPSSTLLGARLAGSHVDTQEPKTNPLVSISDEPETLYKRLSILVKGHDKAVLDSYEYFAVLAAKELGISVEKVDKPPKTIERFTLLKSVHIYKKHRVQYEMRTHYMCLELKYLTSSTAAVYLEYVQRNLPEGVAMEVKKTKIEKIPEHIQKPVWDTLPQVEETEVKS